A genomic region of Rhodococcus pyridinivorans contains the following coding sequences:
- the pgm gene encoding phosphoglucomutase (alpha-D-glucose-1,6-bisphosphate-dependent), with product MAHERAGQPATAADLEDLAHLVTAYYTVQPDPENASQQVAFGTSGHRGSSLDGAFNEAHILATTQAIVEYRAQQGTSGPLFFGRDTHALSEPAWASALEVLVANGVEVVVDSRDRYTPTPAVSHAILQHNSGSGARADGIVVTPSHNPPRDGGFKYNPPSGGPADSDATSVIAARANELLAAGLDGVKRVPLSSALASAGRHDFLAAYIDDLPNIVDLDVVRAAGVRIGADPMGGASVDYWGEIAERHALDLTVVNPLVDATWRFMTLDTDGKIRMDCSSPNAMASLIGNREAYDLATGNDADADRHGIVTPDAGLLNPNHYLAVAIDYLFRNRPGWAESSKVGKTLVSSSMIDRVAAGLGRDLLEVPVGFKWFVPGLSDGSLGFGGEESAGASFLRRDGSVWTTDKDGIVLALLAAEITAVTEKSPSRYYAELVDRYGDPAYARVDAPATREQKAVLSKLSSEQVGATELAGEPITATLTAAPGNGAAIGGLKVTTENAWFAARPSGTEDVYKIYAESFRGPDHLAEVQQAARELVSSVLS from the coding sequence ATGGCGCACGAACGAGCGGGACAGCCGGCCACCGCGGCGGATCTCGAAGATCTCGCACACCTTGTCACCGCCTACTACACCGTGCAACCGGATCCCGAGAACGCCTCGCAGCAGGTGGCTTTCGGCACGTCCGGTCATCGCGGCTCGAGCCTCGACGGTGCGTTCAACGAAGCCCACATCCTCGCGACCACCCAGGCCATCGTCGAATACCGCGCCCAGCAGGGCACTTCGGGCCCGCTGTTCTTCGGCCGCGACACGCACGCCCTGTCCGAACCGGCCTGGGCGAGCGCGCTCGAAGTGCTCGTCGCAAACGGCGTCGAAGTGGTCGTCGACTCCCGCGACCGCTACACCCCGACTCCGGCCGTCAGTCACGCGATCCTGCAGCACAATTCCGGCTCCGGTGCCCGCGCCGACGGGATCGTCGTCACCCCCTCGCACAATCCTCCGCGCGACGGTGGCTTCAAGTACAACCCCCCGTCGGGTGGTCCGGCCGACAGCGACGCGACGTCGGTCATCGCCGCTCGCGCCAACGAACTGCTCGCCGCCGGACTCGACGGGGTGAAGCGGGTGCCGCTCTCGTCGGCGCTCGCGTCCGCCGGACGACACGACTTCCTCGCCGCCTACATCGACGATCTGCCGAACATCGTCGATCTCGACGTCGTCCGTGCTGCCGGGGTACGGATCGGCGCCGACCCGATGGGCGGTGCGAGCGTCGACTACTGGGGCGAGATCGCCGAACGGCACGCCCTTGACCTCACCGTCGTCAATCCGCTCGTCGACGCCACCTGGCGGTTCATGACGCTCGACACCGACGGGAAGATCCGCATGGACTGCTCGTCGCCGAACGCCATGGCATCGCTGATCGGCAACCGCGAGGCCTACGACCTCGCGACCGGCAACGACGCCGACGCCGACCGGCACGGCATCGTCACCCCCGACGCCGGTCTGCTCAATCCGAACCACTATCTCGCCGTCGCGATCGACTACCTGTTCCGCAATCGCCCCGGTTGGGCGGAGTCGAGCAAGGTGGGCAAGACGCTCGTGAGTTCGTCGATGATCGACCGGGTCGCCGCCGGCCTCGGCCGCGACCTGCTCGAGGTGCCGGTGGGCTTCAAATGGTTCGTTCCCGGGCTGAGCGACGGTTCGCTGGGCTTCGGCGGGGAGGAGAGCGCCGGTGCGTCCTTCCTCCGGCGCGACGGCTCGGTGTGGACGACCGACAAGGACGGCATCGTCCTCGCCCTGCTCGCGGCGGAGATCACCGCGGTGACGGAGAAGAGCCCGTCCCGCTACTATGCCGAACTCGTCGATCGGTACGGCGACCCCGCTTACGCGCGCGTGGACGCCCCGGCGACGCGCGAGCAGAAGGCGGTGCTGTCGAAACTGTCGTCCGAGCAGGTCGGCGCCACCGAGCTCGCCGGCGAACCGATCACCGCGACGCTCACTGCGGCACCCGGCAACGGTGCCGCGATCGGTGGCCTGAAGGTCACCACCGAGAACGCGTGGTTCGCCGCCCGCCCGTCCGGCACCGAGGACGTCTACAAGATCTACGCCGAATCGTTCCGCGGCCCCGACCATCTCGCCGAGGTCCAGCAGGCGGCACGCGAACTCGTCTCGTCCGTCCTGTCCTGA
- a CDS encoding MFS transporter yields MRTRDAALPREIWVLVVASFVIALGFGLVAPALPQFARSFDVGVTAATVVVSSFAAMRLLFAPASGSLVQKLGERPVYITGLLIVALSTGACAFAASYWQLLVFRALGGIGSTMFTVSALGLLVRIAPPDARGRVSGLYATSFLMGNILGPLFGGALIGLGLRAPFLIYAVALLVAASVVGISLRSSELARPDSGDGVPVMRLRDALRSPVYRAALGSNFANGWVVFGVRVAMVPLFVVEALDEGEAFAGVALTAFAVGNALVLIKSGKLSDRFGRRPFVLAGLVVCGVSTIAMGFTESVVWFLITSFVAGMGSGLSNPSQQAAVADVVGSKARGGPVLATFQMVADVGAVIGPVAAGFLADRLSYSTAFAVTGVIMLAATLPWFVVGRPRVVEQATQVTDDTAR; encoded by the coding sequence ATGCGGACACGTGATGCGGCTTTGCCGCGGGAAATCTGGGTTCTGGTCGTCGCGAGTTTCGTGATCGCGCTCGGCTTCGGTCTCGTCGCTCCCGCGCTGCCCCAATTCGCGCGAAGCTTCGACGTCGGTGTGACGGCGGCGACGGTCGTCGTGTCGTCGTTCGCGGCGATGCGACTGCTCTTCGCACCCGCGAGCGGGTCGCTGGTGCAGAAGTTGGGGGAGCGGCCCGTCTACATCACGGGCCTGCTCATCGTCGCCCTGTCGACGGGCGCGTGCGCATTCGCGGCGAGCTACTGGCAGCTGCTCGTCTTCCGGGCCCTCGGCGGCATCGGGTCGACGATGTTCACGGTGTCGGCGCTCGGTCTGCTCGTGCGGATCGCGCCCCCGGACGCCCGCGGGCGTGTGTCCGGCCTGTACGCGACCAGCTTCCTCATGGGCAACATCCTCGGCCCGCTCTTCGGCGGTGCCCTTATCGGACTGGGGCTGCGCGCACCCTTTCTCATCTACGCCGTGGCGCTGCTCGTCGCGGCCTCGGTCGTGGGGATCAGCCTGCGCTCGTCGGAACTCGCCCGTCCCGACAGTGGGGACGGCGTGCCCGTCATGCGCCTGCGCGACGCGCTGCGCTCGCCGGTCTACCGCGCGGCGCTGGGATCGAACTTCGCCAACGGCTGGGTGGTGTTCGGGGTCCGCGTGGCGATGGTGCCTCTGTTCGTCGTCGAGGCGCTCGACGAGGGTGAGGCGTTCGCGGGTGTCGCGCTGACCGCCTTCGCGGTGGGCAACGCACTCGTCCTCATCAAGTCGGGCAAGCTGTCCGACCGGTTCGGGCGGCGCCCCTTCGTCCTGGCCGGTCTGGTGGTGTGCGGGGTCAGCACGATCGCCATGGGATTCACCGAGAGCGTCGTCTGGTTCCTCATCACCTCGTTCGTGGCGGGTATGGGGTCCGGGCTGTCGAATCCCTCGCAACAGGCCGCCGTCGCCGACGTCGTGGGCAGCAAGGCCCGGGGCGGGCCGGTGCTCGCGACCTTCCAGATGGTCGCCGATGTCGGCGCGGTGATCGGTCCGGTCGCCGCAGGCTTCCTCGCGGACCGGTTGTCCTACTCGACGGCCTTCGCGGTCACGGGTGTGATCATGCTAGCGGCGACGCTGCCGTGGTTCGTCGTCGGACGCCCCCGGGTCGTCGAGCAGGCGACACAGGTGACCGACGACACGGCGCGGTGA